A DNA window from Macaca fascicularis isolate 582-1 chromosome 18, T2T-MFA8v1.1 contains the following coding sequences:
- the SKOR2 gene encoding SKI family transcriptional corepressor 2, translating into MASSPLPGPNDILLASPSSAFQPDALNQPRPGHANLKPNQVGQVILYGIPIVSLVIDGQERLCLAQISNTLLKNFSYNEIHNRRVALGITCVQCTPVQLEILRRAGAMPISSRRCGMITKREAERLCKSFLGENRPPKLPDNFAFDVSHECAWGCRGSFIPARYNSSRAKCIKCSYCNMYFSPNKFIFHSHRTPDAKYTQPDAANFNSWRRHLKLTDKSPQDELVFAWEDVKAMFNGGSRKRALPQPGAHPACHPLSSVKAAAVAAAAAVAGGGGLLGPHLLGAPPPPPPPPPPLAELAGAPHAHHKRPRFDDDEDSLQEAAVVAAASLSAAAASLSVAAASGGAGTGGGGAGGGCVAGVGVGAGAGAGAGAGAKGPRSYPVIPVPSKGSFGGVLQKFPGCGGLFPHPYTFPAAAAAFGLCHKKEDAGAAAEALGGAGAGGAGAAPKAGLSGLFWPGGRKDAFYPPFCMFWPPRTPGGLPVPTYLQPPPQPPSALGCALGESPALLRQAFLDLAEPGGAAGSAEAAPPSGQPPQVLANGPGSGPPPPAGGAGSRDALFESPPGGSGGDCSAGSTPPADSVAAAGAGAAAAGAGPAGSRVPAPHHPHLLEGRKAGGGSYHHSSAFRPVGGKDDAESLAKLHGASAGAPHSAQTHPHHHHHPHHHHHHHTPPQPPSPLLLLPPQPDEPGSERHHPAPPPPPPPPPPLAPHPHHRGLLSPAGTSCSYPSEDSSEDEDDEEEEQEVDVEGHKPPEGEEEEVESRDLDDDEEEDEETGVLLGDPLVGGGRFLHGRGQSEKGSSRDRAPAVAGAFPLGLNSSRLLQEDGKLGDPGSDLPPPPPPPLAPQKASGGGSSSPVSPVHHPSLEEQPSYKESQKTKENNQVIVSTKDDNSFSDKNKEHSFFITDSDASGGDFWRERSGEHTQETNSPHSLKKDVENMGKEELQKVLFEQIDLRRRLEQEFQVLKGNTSFPVFNNFQDQMKRELAYREEMVQQLQIIPYAASLIRKEKLGAHLSKS; encoded by the exons ATGGCATCCAGTCCGCTGCCGGGGCCCAACGACATCCTGCTGGCGTCGCCGTCGAGCGCCTTCCAGCCCGACGCGCTGAACCAGCCGCGGCCAGGGCACGCCAACCTCAAACCCAACCAGGTGGGCCAGGTGATCCTCTACGGCATTCCCATCGTGTCGTTGGTGATCGACGGGCAGGAGCGCCTGTGCCTGGCGCAGATCTCCAACACTCTGCTCAAGAACTTCAGCTACAACGAGATCCACAACCGCCGCGTGGCGCTGGGCATCACGTGTGTGCAGTGCACGCCGGTGCAACTGGAGATCCTGCGGCGTGCCGGGGCCATGCCCATCTCATCGCGCCGCTGCGGCATGATCACCAAACGCGAGGCCGAGCGTCTGTGCAAGTCGTTCCTGGGCGAAAACAGGCCGCCCAAGCTGCCAGACAATTTCGCCTTCGACGTGTCACACGAGTGCGCCTGGGGCTGCCGCGGCAGCTTCATCCCCGCGCGCTACAACAGCTCGCGCGCCAAGTGCATCAAATGCAGCTACTGCAACATGTACTTCTCGCCCAACAAGTTCATTTTCCACTCCCACCGCACGCCCGACGCCAAGTACACTCAGCCAGACGCAGCCAACTTCAACTCGTGGCGCCGTCATCTCAAGCTCACCGACAAGAGTCCCCAGGACGAGCTGGTCTTTGCCTGGGAGGACGTCAAGGCCATGTTCAACGGCGGCAGCCGCAAGCGCGCCCTGCCCCAGCCTGGCGCGCACCCCGCCTGCCACCCGCTCAGCTCTGTCAAGGCGGCGGCGGTGGCTGCCGCGGCCGCGGTGGCTGGAGGCGGGGGTCTGCTGGGCCCCCACTTGCTGGGtgcgcccccgccgccgccgccaccaccgccGCCCTTGGCGGAGCTGGCGGGTGCCCCGCACGCCCATCACAAGCGGCCGCGCTTCGACGACGACGAGGACTCGTTGCAGGAGGCCGCCGTAGTAGCCGCAGCCAGCCTCTCGGCCGCAGCCGCCAGCCTCTCTGTGGCCGCTGCTTCCGGCGGCGCGGGGACTGGCGGGGGCGGCGCTGGGGGCGGCTGTGTGGCCGGCGTGGGCGTGGGCGCGGGCGCGGGGGCGGGCGCCGGGGCCGGGGCCAAAGGCCCGCGCAGCTATCCAGTCATCCCGGTGCCCAGCAAAGGCTCGTTCGGGGGCGTCCTGCAGAAGTTCCCGGGCTGCGGCGGGCTCTTCCCGCACCCCTACACCTTCCCGGCCGCGGCCGCCGCCTTCGGCTTGTGCCACAAGAAAGAGGACGCGGGCGCCGCCGCGGAGGCCCTGGGGGGCGCGGGCGCAGGCGGTGCGGGCGCTGCGCCCAAGGCCGGCTTGTCCGGCCTTTTCTGGCCCGGGGGCCGCAAGGACGCCTTCTATCCTCCTTTCTGCATGTTCTGGCCGCCGCGAACCCCTGGCGGGCTCCCGGTGCCCACCTACCTGCAGCCCCCGCCTCAGCCGCCCTCAGCGCTGGGCTGCGCGCTCGGCGAAAGCCCGGCACTGCTGCGTCAGGCTTTCCTGGACCTGGCTGAGCCCGGCGGCGCGGCTGGCAGCGCCGAGGCCGCGCCCCCGTCAGGGCAGCCCCCACAGGTCCTGGCCAACGGCCCGGGCTCGGGCCCACCGCCTCCTGCCGGGGGCGCCGGCTCTCGCGACGCGCTCTTCGAGTCGCCCCCGGGCGGCAGCGGCGGGGACTGCAGTGCGGGTTCCACGCCGCCCGCTGACTCTGTGGCAGCTGCCGGAGCAGGGGCCGCGGCTGCCGGGGCTGGCCCCGCGGGCTCCCGGGTTCCGGcgccccaccacccccaccttcTGGAGGGGCGCAAAGCAGGCGGTGGCAGCTACCACCATTCCAGCGCCTTCCGGCCAGTGGGCGGCAAGGACGACGCGGAGAGCCTGGCCAAGCTGCACGGGGCGTCGGCGGGCGCGCCCCACTCGGCCCAGACacatccccaccaccaccaccatcctcaccaccaccatcaccaccacacccCCCCGCAGCCGCCGTcaccgctgctgctgctgcccccgCAGCCCGACGAGCCAGGTTCCGAGCGCCACCACccggccccgccgccgccgccgccccctcCGCCCCCTCTGGCCCCGCACCCGCACCACCGAGGCCTTCTGTCCCCGGCGGGAACCAGCTGCAGCTATCCCAGCGAGGACAGCTCCGAGGACGAGGACGACGAGGAAGAAGAGCAGGAGGTGGACGTGGAGGGCCACAAGCCCCccgagggagaggaagaggaggtggaaAGTCGAGACCTTGACGACGACGAGGAAGAGGACGAGGAGACGGGGGTCCTACTCGGGGACCCCTTAGTCGGGGGCGGCCGGTTCCTCCACGGCCGAGGGCAGTCGGAGAAGGGGAGCAGCCGGGACCGCGCGCCGGCCGTCGCGGGCGCGTTCCCGCTGGGCCTGAACTCCTCCAGGCTGCTGCAGGAGGACGGGAAACTCGGGGACCCCGGCTCGGacctgcccccgcccccgccgccaCCCCTGGCCCCCCAGAAGGCGAgtggcggcggcagcagcagcccGGTCAGCCCAGTTCACCATCCATCACTGGAGGAGCAGCCCTCCTACAAAGAA AGTCAGAAAACTAAGGAAAATAACCAAGTTATTGTATCTACAAAGGATGACAACAGCttttcag ATAAGAACAAGGAGCATAGCTTTTTCATCACAGACTCTGATGCTTCTGGAGGAGATTTTTGGAGAGAAAGATCAG gtgaacaCACACAAGAAACTAATTCACCTCATTCACTCAAAAAGGATGTAGAAAATATGGGGAAAG aagAACTTCAGAAGGTTTTATTTGAACAAATAGATTTACGGAGACGACTGGAACAAGAATTCCAGGTGTTAAAAGGAAACACGTCTTTTCCAGTATTCA